The Phycisphaerales bacterium AB-hyl4 genome includes the window GAACCGTTTCACCCTCACCCCAGCCCTCTCCCTGGGAGGGAGAGGGGGTGGGAAAACGCGCTGGAAATAACTTGAAACCGTATTACCCCCGTGCTATTCCATGGCTTCGAAGCCCACGGCGTCACGCCGTGGGCTTCTCCCCAAATCAAAACCGCCGCCTCGCCCGCGCGTCGGCATAAGCACGACACGCAGCCGAGGTCGGCGGTGTGACATCAACAACAAACCACTTCGCAAGCGTCCGCATCCAGCCGACCCGTGACGAAAGAGCATGGGTCGTGGTGTGCTGTTGCCCGGACAGGCAGACTCAACACGCAAGTGCCCCGACGCCCGCGCGTCGCGACATTTCATCCGTGGTCGGCCGATCTTGCGACGCTCATGGCTGACGTGGTCCTGTCCGTTATCACCACCACGCCAAGCCGGGCGCCGACCGAATCGCAGCCGAAACGCTTGCTATGCCGGGCCGACGCGACAGCCCGGTGCGCGCTGACCTGTCCCGCGCGTGCGCCGTACGCAGCACGACACACACAAGACGATCAACCGCGGCTGTATTACTCCGACGCGGCGGGCATGGGGATGATGGTCGGGCCCGGCCGACGGGCTTCGAAGCGGTCGCGGGCGAGGTCCCACCACAACGACTCGGCGGTGAGCGGCGACGGCTGATCGGCACGGCTGACCTCAACATAATTGCCCGCATCGGCCCAAAGCCGGACGGTGTCATCGTCAGCGGTGTATTGCAGATGATCGCTGACGATCGTGCGGTCGCCGTGGATGATGCGGATGTTGCCGTCGGCACGGACGAGGTTGAGCTGCGGGTCAGCGGCGTCGCCTTCGATCCAGTTGGCAAGCCCGCCAGTCTCGACGAAGTCAGCGAGCAGCCGCTGCGCATCGAGCTGAATGTGCGGGCCGTCGTCCGGCGGCTGATGGAGCATCTGCACGTCCTGCTCGAAGAGCGCGGTGTTGTTCGCGGCGTCGAGGGTGAGCTGACGTTGCCAGTCGAAGACGGTGACGCCCCGGCCGGTGAAGTTGACGGGGGATGTGTCGGGGGTGGGGGCGGGTTCCTGGTTTGTGGTTTCTGGTTTCTCGTTTGGAGCCGACGATCGGGTGTCAACGAGGGACATGCGGCCGGGGCCGGGGACGGTGAGTTGCTCGGCGTCGCCGTCGAAGTGGAGGGTCGGGCCTTCGAGTTGGATGTAGCTGACGCGCTGGCCGGTGTCGGGATCGAGCGTTTCGGCGCGGAAGGTGGCGTCGCCGTCGGCGGTCGCGGTGCGAATGTGGCGACGATCAAAGCTGGCGGCGACGACGTCGGGTTGGTCGTTCGTGGGTTCGGGGGTGACGGGGGTGAAGTCGATGGGGTTGGCTGGGAAGGGAGTTGTATGGGCGGGGAAGCCCACGGCGTTAGGCTGTGGGCTTCGGGTGGTGGTGGTGTCTTCGGTGGTGTCTTCCGCGGCCACGAGATGAAACTTCAGGTCGTTGGCGGTGAGGCGGGTGCGGTTGGTGGTGGTGGTGGATTGGCTTTGCACCTGGCCGACGACGTGGGCTCGGCCGGTGGTGTCGTCGTAGTGCAGCGCGTCGTTCCAACTGACCATCAGCCGAGCGTCAGGGTCGTCGGGGTCGAGGTTCGTGTCCAGCCAACCGGGGCCCTGCACGTGAAGCGAGCGGTCCTGCTGGGCGAGCGTGATGTGCGGGCCGGCGAGGGTCGCGTCGTCGCGAATAAGGCGGGCGGGGTTGGCGTCGCTGTGGTCGGGGTCGGCGAACAGCTCGACCGTGTCGTCAGGCACATGAACAACCATGCGATGGCCGGCCAGCTCGGTGGCTTCTTCGATGAGCGTGAAGCGAACGTCGCGCTCGGCAGTGAGGCGCTGCACATTCGCGCCGCGAGCGAAGGCGTCGGTGGGCGAGGGCGCGGCGGCGGCGTCGGCTTGCTCATCCATAGGCGTTGCTTCGTCGGCGTCGGCCTGCGCGAGCTCGGCGACGACTTCGCCGGCTTCGAGCCGCCACTGCGGATGCTCGGCCACGACAGACTCGCGGGCGCTGAGGCGGCGGGCGTGCGACGTACCGGTGTCGTCGAGTTCGAAAGCGACGGCGAGCGCGCTGGCGTTGATGATCGCACGGGCGTCGGGGTCGGCGTCATCTTCGATCGCGGCGCGGAGGTAGGCGTTGTCGTCGGCGTCGATGTGGCGGATGGCCTGGCGGTTGTCGGCGGGCGGGTGCATGTGCAGCGCGAGTCGGCCGGCGTCGAGGTCGAACTGCGGGTGATTGACTTCGACGTTGCCGTGGAAGCGCGCGGTGTCGAGGCCCGCCAGCCGAACACCGGGGCGGAGCCCGGCCGAGTCGGAAGGCGCGTCGGCGTCGGCGTCCGAGTCGTCGGGGAAGAAGGTCAGGTCGAGCTGGTCATGCCAGGCCACGCGGATCGCGTCGCCGGTGTTTGCGGTTGTGTCGCCGGTGTCGTTACTGCTATTGCTGTTGCTGGTGCGGTTGGTGAGCCAGCCGGGGCCTTGGATGATGCCGGTGGCGTTTTGCTGGTCGAGTTCGAGGGAGACGGCCTGGAGTTCGCCCATCTCGTTGGAGATGAGGTGGACGGGGGCGGTGACGGTGCCGGTGGCGCGGACGTGGCCGGTGCTGGTGATGTACTGGATTTGGTTGGCGGTGAGTTGTTCGTGGTCGGCGGTGTCGAGGCGGGCGGGTTGGCCGACGAGTTGGAGCAGGAGGTCTTCGGGGCCGACGAGGGCGGGGTCGGGGTCGTGCTCGGGTTCGAGGATCATCGGCCCGGTCCAGTAGATGGTGACGGTGCGGTCGTCGTCGGCAGGGCCTTGACGGAACGTTGACTCGTCGAGCATCGCGGGGGGTGCGGCGTCGTCAACGATGACGGGCGCGTCGGCGGTGGTGGCGTTGGTGTCGGCGCGGGCGGTGGCGTAACGGGTGGGAGGAGTTGGTTTGTGGTTTGTGGTTTGCGGTTGGTGATTGGGGGAGCGGGAGGTGGAGGGGCCCCAGTCGGTGGAGCGGAGGGTGAAGACGGCGTCCAGCGCGTCGGCAGCGAGGCGGACCGCGCCGCCCTCCGCTTCAACGCGAACGTCTTGCTCGAAACGAGCACGGTAGAACAACTCGGGGTCGGCGTCGGCGGTGGCGGCGTCGGTAGCGGCGTCCGCATCTGCGAGTGCGGTGGTGGTGGCGGGGTCGGTAGCGGCGTGGGTGTTGGTGTCATCCGCATCAGCAGTGGTGTGCGCGGTGGCAGTCGTGGTGGGTTCGTCGGTGGGTTGGGGGGGGACGCCCTCGGCGTTACGCCGTGGGCTTCGGGGGGTGTGGGCTTCGGAGGTGTCGTTCGTGTGGTCGTTCGCTTCGTCAACTTCACGGCGGGGAGTGAAGCGGAGCATTTCCCCACGGGCGATTTCGAGGCGTTCGATGCGTCGGCGAAGCTCGTTGTAGATCATGCTCAGGCCCGTGCCGCGGAAGGCGACCTCGCGGCCGACGAGTTCGACGTCGCTGTCGCTTTCGAGTTGGCCGAGGTCGAGGTCGAAGGTGGCTTCATCGAGGTAGGTGCGCAGCTGGATGTGGTCGGGGTTGTCGAAGGCGACGGGCGAGCCGTCGTCGGTTTCGAAGAGTGTGACGACGACGTTGCCGCGGAAGGCTCCGCCGCGCGGCTGGTTTTCGGGTGCGATGAAGGTGCAGGCGTCGGCGCGGATTTCGAGCACCTGCTCGGCGGAGAAGTAGATCTGGGCGATCGGCTGCTCGACATCGAGGATGCCGTGCGGCTGGGGGGTGACGCGGTCGTAGAACAGCAGCGTGTCGCGGCGGCCGTCGCGGAAGCGGTACTGGCCGCGGGTGACTTCCTGGAAGAGTTCGGGGCTGGCGATGCCTTCGTCGGCGCCGGCGGCGCGGTCGGGGTCAAAGTAGGGCGCGACGTCGGGCGGGCCTTCGTTAATCGGACCACGCGCGGTGGTGCCCTGCTCGTGGGGCGTGTCGACCATGAGGGTCAGGGCAAACAACGCGACGGCGACGAGGGTGGCGATTCCAATCAGCAGGTAACGCTTCGACATCAGGCTCGTTTCGGAAGGTCAGCTAAAGGTCAGGGCGAAAAGGAGGGCGCGACGCATCATTTTATACGACGAATCGTAAACTGCGAATGTTCCCCGGGAAGGTGTGGTTTATTGGGGAGACCCGGGGACGGCTGCCCCCGGGCTTTAAGGGGTATGGGGGGTGTGGATGAAGTCTGGTGGGGTGAGCAAGTGACCCGTCTGCTGGAGGGCGGTATCATCACCATCAACAACTGGTTTTCAACTTGACCTGAGAGGGAGCAGACAGAGCGATGATCGGCAAAATCTTCAAAGCATACGACGTCCGTGCGATTCACCCCGACCCGCTGAACGAAGAGGCCGCGTGGAAGGTCGGCTACGCGACGGCGCTGTTTCTCAAAAAGCAGAACAACAACCAGCCCGGAACCGTGCTGGTCAGCCGGGACATGCGGCCGAGCTCGCCGAAGCTTTGCGAAGCGATGAGCACGGGCATCCGCACGGCCGGCCTGGATGTGATCGACCTGGGGATGTGCGACACGAGCTTCATGTACTTCGCGGTGAACCACCTCAAAGCCATCGGCGGGGTGCAGACCACGGCCAGCCACAATCCGATCGAATACAACGGCTTCAAGATTTCGGGCAAGCTCGCCAAGCCGATCGGTGCGGCGACGGGGCTGCTTGAGATTCAGAAGACGGCCGAGGGCCTGGACGACGCGGACCTGCTGGCCGAGCCGACGGGCAAGTTTGAGACGCAGGATTTGTGGAAGCCGTACCGCGATCATGTGCTGAAGTTTCTCGTGCCGTTGAAGCGGAAGATCAAGGTGGTGATCGACGCGTCCAACGGCATGGCTGGGCGGATGATCCCCGCGATCTTTACGGGCGTGGAGAATCTGGAAATCATCCCGATCAACTTCGAGATCACCGGCAGCTTCGTGCATGAGCCCAACCCGCTGGTGGCGGAGAACATGATCCCCACGCAGGAAGGCGTGCGCGAGCATGGGGCCCACCTGGGCGCGTGCTTCGACGGCGACGCGGACCGGTGCATGCTCACCGACGATCAAGGCGAGATCATCGGCTGCGACCACCTGACCGCCCTGCTCGCCAACCACTTCCTCGCGCTCGATGAGAGCAACCCGGCGACGCACGACCCGGCAGTGGTGTACGACCTGCGATCGAGCAAGGTGCTCGAAGAAACCGTTCGCTCGCTGGACGCGAAGCCGGTGAAGTCGAAGGTCGGACATGTGTTCATGAAGGCAGCGCTGCGCGAGCACAACGCGGTGTTCGGCGGTGAGCTGTCAGGGCACTTCTACTTCCGTGACAACTATTTCGCTGACTCGGGCGCGATCGCGTTTGCGGCGATGTTGAGCATGCTGGGTCAGAAGGACACGCCGTTGAGCGAGCGGATCAAGCCGTACCGGAAGTATCCACAGTCGGGCGAGATCAACTTCGAGGTGGAAGATAAGGATGGGGTGCTCGCGACGTTGAAGCAGGATTACGCCGACGTGGCCGAGGTTGACGAG containing:
- a CDS encoding phosphomannomutase/phosphoglucomutase — encoded protein: MIGKIFKAYDVRAIHPDPLNEEAAWKVGYATALFLKKQNNNQPGTVLVSRDMRPSSPKLCEAMSTGIRTAGLDVIDLGMCDTSFMYFAVNHLKAIGGVQTTASHNPIEYNGFKISGKLAKPIGAATGLLEIQKTAEGLDDADLLAEPTGKFETQDLWKPYRDHVLKFLVPLKRKIKVVIDASNGMAGRMIPAIFTGVENLEIIPINFEITGSFVHEPNPLVAENMIPTQEGVREHGAHLGACFDGDADRCMLTDDQGEIIGCDHLTALLANHFLALDESNPATHDPAVVYDLRSSKVLEETVRSLDAKPVKSKVGHVFMKAALREHNAVFGGELSGHFYFRDNYFADSGAIAFAAMLSMLGQKDTPLSERIKPYRKYPQSGEINFEVEDKDGVLATLKQDYADVAEVDELDGVTIDAWDTKGWWFNVRASNTEPLLRLNAEGKDAATLEKLMDELTPKVGQPAAGH